A genome region from Triticum aestivum cultivar Chinese Spring chromosome 2B, IWGSC CS RefSeq v2.1, whole genome shotgun sequence includes the following:
- the LOC123039418 gene encoding BTB/POZ and MATH domain-containing protein 2-like → MGNIISFSGEGWSTCLTEAATGAHNFKVTNYSQLDGIGALNHVSSKTFSVGGYNWCIDFYPDTYVGHAFAQLSLKRRVEQPGVKVKFMLSFLGNDGKVYKGMEPVAATRAILFKDGIGILLGWEDPLITEKCKLQDDGCFTIRCDLTVLKTKHGFMDYYNRTQEVCAFTIPTPPSNLHKDFGRMLKDEDGANVTFIVGDKSFRAHSHVMAARSSAFRAKLLDLMTKEDPTKPVNVHDMTSGIFEALLHFMYADTLPYGSDFEKNRSKLQRLVSRNNDCVTSRCVLTVMRKHRTGEVHTFAIPTPPSNLHEDFGKMLKDKDDVVDVAFVVGDKLLRAHRHILAARSPAFKAELLDPMTKKDPTNPVNVHDMTFDIFEALLHFMYTNTLPHGSDLQKNGILWRLLAVGDRYGLDRLVTICGGKLCQNINEQTIATTLTLAEQHDRVRQKSACLAFVSSQDVLDVVKETDGFKHLMRSCHTEPAG, encoded by the exons ATGGGAAACATCATCTCTTTCTCGGGAGAGGGGTGGTCGACGTGCCTGACGGAGGCCGCCACCGGTGCACACAATTTCAAGGTGACAAACTACTCGCAGCTCGACGGAATCGGCGCCCTCAACCATGTAAGCTCGAAGACGTTCAGCGTCGGTGGCTATAACTGGTGCATCGATTTCTACCCTGACACGTATGTTGGCCACGCGTTCGCCCAACTGTCTCTTAAAAGAAGGGTGGAGCAACCGGGCGTGAAGGTGAAGTTCATGCTTAGTTTTCTGGGGAACGATGGCAAGGTGTACAAAGGCATGGAGCCTGTGGCGGCAACACGAGCTATTCTGTTCAAGGATGGTATTGGGATTCTTCTTGGTTGGGAAGATCCACTGATTACTGAGAAGTGCAAGTTGCAGGACGACGGCTGCTTCACCATCAGGTGTGATCTAACCGTCTTGAAAACAA aacaTGGCTTTATGGACTATTATAATCGCACCCAAGAGGTGTGCGCCTTcaccatcccaaccccgccgtcaAATCTGCACAAAGATTTTGGAAGGATGTTGAAGGACGAGGACGGCGCAAATGTCACCTTCATCGTAGGTGACAAATCATTCCGTGCTCATAGTCACGTTATGGCGGCACGGTCGTCGGCCTTCAGGGCAAAGCTTTTGGACCTGATGACAAAGGAGGACCCTACAAAACCCGTCAACGTTCATGACATGACGTCCGGCATCTTTGAGGCACTTCTTCATTTCATGTACGCCGATACACTCCCATATGGTAGCGATTTTGAAAAAAACAGG TCCAAGCTGCAACGGTTGGTATCCCGCAACAACGACTGTGTGACGAGTAGGTGTGTTTTGACTGTCATGAGGAAGCATCGCACCGGAGAGGTTCACACCTTCGCCATCCCAACCCCACCGTCAAATCTACACGAAGATTTTGGAAAGATGTTGAAGGACAAGGAT GACGTCGTGGATGTAGCGTTCGTCGTGGGTGACAAATTGTTACGTGCTCATCGACACATTCTGGCGGCACGATCGCCGGCCTTCAAGGCAGAGCTTTTGGACCCGATGACAAAGAAGGACCCTACAAATCCCGTCAATGTTCATGACATGACGTTCGACATCTTCGAGGCACTTCTTCATTTCATGTACACTAATACACTCCCACATGGTAGCGATCTTCAGAAAAACGGGATATTGTGGCGTTTGTTGGCTGTTGGAGATCGATATGGACTGGACAGACTGGTGACGATTTGCGGAGGGAAGCTATGCCAAAACATAAACGAGCAAACAATCGCGACCACCCTAACTTTAGCGGAGCAGCATGATCGCGTGCGACAGAAAAGTGCTTGCCTCGCATTTGTGTCGTCGCAGGATGTGCTCGACGTCGTCAAGGAAACCGATGGATTCAAGCACCTCATGAGAAGCT GTCACACGGAGCCAGCCGGGTAG